The Pieris brassicae chromosome 6, ilPieBrab1.1, whole genome shotgun sequence genome window below encodes:
- the LOC123711175 gene encoding proteoglycan Cow isoform X2 translates to MRAAAVMPLAALLALASARSDHDFEFDDTPEAESRRPRRYIYDPHNEVCRSLVCKKREVCLLRDSYTAFCANKKDVLRRGDVIVSAVGTGGGPDDEDVFYESRTLPDQPEVLDFSVPTTKNERCVGCSGVSRGGFLCGSDNRTYSSLCRLDLHNCVHRPRPPVRLACAGFCPCPHRSGDETARMIVPRPHRTRPRSDEERRRRRLEVRTNEVMLPRRRPSPPPQTCALDKMADRLLDWFSVLMEQAGATPPPPRGFGSDCKPEVRWMFRHLDSAGDGLLQPDDLYALSHDERERCLRPFLARCGLGAGGIGRAAWCGCLRGASRPCAAWARAARGRGRGAYVPACDSRGFYRPRQCHAALAVCWCVDAHGQELPGSRTKGAPSCPGEVEEGDEGAEGAPADDEDEGGSGDREPDLRY, encoded by the exons ATGCGAGCCGCTGCTGTGATGCCGCTGGCAGCCTTGCTGGCGCTGGCTTCTGCGCGCTCTGACCACGATTTTGAGTTCGACGATACCCCG GAGGCGGAGTCACGGCGGCCGCGTCGTTACATCTACGACCCGCACA ACGAAGTGTGCAGATCGCTGGTGTGCAAGAAGCGCGAGGTTTGTCTGCTGCGAGACTCGTATACTGCCTTCTGCGCCAATAAGAAGGATGTCCTGCGCCGCGG AGACGTCATAGTATCGGCGGTCGGCACGGGCGGCGGGCCCGACGATGAGGATGTGTTCTACGAGTCGCGCACTCTGCCCGACCAGCCCGAAGTTCTCGACTTTTCGGTACCTACTACCAAAAACGAAAG GTGCGTTGGCTGCTCGGGCGTCTCCCGCGGTGGCTTCTTATGCGGCTCCGACAACCGCACGTATTCCTCGCTCTGTCGGCTCGACCTTCACAACTGCGTGCATCGTCCGCGCCCTCCCGTGCGCCTCGCTTGCGCCGGCTTCTGCCCTTGCCCACACCGCAG CGGCGATGAGACTGCGCGTATGATCGTTCCGCGTCCGCATCGCACGCGTCCACGCTCCGACGag GAGCGGCGACGGCGACGGCTCGAGGTGCGTACCAACGAGGTGATGTTGCCGCGGCGTCGACCCTCGCCACCGCCGCAGACTTGCGCGCTCGACAAGATGGCCGACCGCCTTCTCGACTGGTTTTCCGTCCTGATGGAACAGGCGGGTGCGACGCCGCCGCCGCCGCGCGGTTTCGGATCGGACTGCAAGCCCGAAGTTCGCTGGATGTTCCGTCATCTCGACTCTGCCGGTGACGGCCTCCTGCAACCTGACGATCTATATGCGCTGAGTCACGATGAGCGCGAGCGATGTCTACGTCCTTTCCTGGCGCGTTGCGGCCTCGGCGCGGGCGGCATCGGTCGAGCGGCGTGGTGCGGCTGCCTGCGAGGCGCGTCGAGACCGTGCGCTGCGTGGGCGCGTGCCGCTCGCGGCCGGGGCCGAGGCGCCTACGTGCCGGCCTGCGACTCCAGAGGTTTCTACCGCCCGCGTCAATGCCACGCCGCTCTAGCCGTCTGCTGGTGTGTGGACGCGCACGGCCAGGAACTGCCCGGCTCGAGGACCAAAGGCGCGCCCTCGTGTCCAG GTGAAGTCGAGGAAGGTGATGAGGGCGCCGAAGGAGCTCCGGCAGACGACGAGGACGAAGGCGGTAGCGGCGATCGAGAGCCTGATTTGCGTTACTGA
- the LOC123711175 gene encoding proteoglycan Cow isoform X1, with the protein MRAAAVMPLAALLALASARSDHDFEFDDTPEAESRRPRRYIYDPHNEVCRSLVCKKREVCLLRDSYTAFCANKKDVLRRGDVIVSAVGTGGGPDDEDVFYESRTLPDQPEVLDFSVPTTKNERCVGCSGVSRGGFLCGSDNRTYSSLCRLDLHNCVHRPRPPVRLACAGFCPCPHRSGDETARMIVPRPHRTRPRSDEQERRRRRLEVRTNEVMLPRRRPSPPPQTCALDKMADRLLDWFSVLMEQAGATPPPPRGFGSDCKPEVRWMFRHLDSAGDGLLQPDDLYALSHDERERCLRPFLARCGLGAGGIGRAAWCGCLRGASRPCAAWARAARGRGRGAYVPACDSRGFYRPRQCHAALAVCWCVDAHGQELPGSRTKGAPSCPGEVEEGDEGAEGAPADDEDEGGSGDREPDLRY; encoded by the exons ATGCGAGCCGCTGCTGTGATGCCGCTGGCAGCCTTGCTGGCGCTGGCTTCTGCGCGCTCTGACCACGATTTTGAGTTCGACGATACCCCG GAGGCGGAGTCACGGCGGCCGCGTCGTTACATCTACGACCCGCACA ACGAAGTGTGCAGATCGCTGGTGTGCAAGAAGCGCGAGGTTTGTCTGCTGCGAGACTCGTATACTGCCTTCTGCGCCAATAAGAAGGATGTCCTGCGCCGCGG AGACGTCATAGTATCGGCGGTCGGCACGGGCGGCGGGCCCGACGATGAGGATGTGTTCTACGAGTCGCGCACTCTGCCCGACCAGCCCGAAGTTCTCGACTTTTCGGTACCTACTACCAAAAACGAAAG GTGCGTTGGCTGCTCGGGCGTCTCCCGCGGTGGCTTCTTATGCGGCTCCGACAACCGCACGTATTCCTCGCTCTGTCGGCTCGACCTTCACAACTGCGTGCATCGTCCGCGCCCTCCCGTGCGCCTCGCTTGCGCCGGCTTCTGCCCTTGCCCACACCGCAG CGGCGATGAGACTGCGCGTATGATCGTTCCGCGTCCGCATCGCACGCGTCCACGCTCCGACGag CAGGAGCGGCGACGGCGACGGCTCGAGGTGCGTACCAACGAGGTGATGTTGCCGCGGCGTCGACCCTCGCCACCGCCGCAGACTTGCGCGCTCGACAAGATGGCCGACCGCCTTCTCGACTGGTTTTCCGTCCTGATGGAACAGGCGGGTGCGACGCCGCCGCCGCCGCGCGGTTTCGGATCGGACTGCAAGCCCGAAGTTCGCTGGATGTTCCGTCATCTCGACTCTGCCGGTGACGGCCTCCTGCAACCTGACGATCTATATGCGCTGAGTCACGATGAGCGCGAGCGATGTCTACGTCCTTTCCTGGCGCGTTGCGGCCTCGGCGCGGGCGGCATCGGTCGAGCGGCGTGGTGCGGCTGCCTGCGAGGCGCGTCGAGACCGTGCGCTGCGTGGGCGCGTGCCGCTCGCGGCCGGGGCCGAGGCGCCTACGTGCCGGCCTGCGACTCCAGAGGTTTCTACCGCCCGCGTCAATGCCACGCCGCTCTAGCCGTCTGCTGGTGTGTGGACGCGCACGGCCAGGAACTGCCCGGCTCGAGGACCAAAGGCGCGCCCTCGTGTCCAG GTGAAGTCGAGGAAGGTGATGAGGGCGCCGAAGGAGCTCCGGCAGACGACGAGGACGAAGGCGGTAGCGGCGATCGAGAGCCTGATTTGCGTTACTGA